Proteins encoded together in one Streptomyces sp. B1I3 window:
- a CDS encoding DUF5719 family protein, whose translation MKSTPLSLIAGVVALAAVTGFAALNAPGDTGAPEAKAAARLPVERSSLLCPAPSSSELADTTYTSFTPAGASAGEGGGEAGTAELTPSVPLPVDGEDAPAGDADKEKGKDGKTSKDAAKPVVALKGNGKPATAETSASNAPALIGTATGRLAPGWTAQQTTMTSAGDGRGLLGVTCTAPDTDFWLPGASTAKSRQDYIHLTNPDDTAAVADVELYGPEGVLESDAAEGITVPARSSVPLLVSTLTTEAVDDVTLHVTTRTGRVGAVVRVADEKAGSDWLTASDDPSGTLVLPGIPADATSVRLVAFAPGEDDADVKVQLMGKSATFSPAGNASLHIKSGMTTSLDLKNVTRGEPGSLRLSPEGGSVTPIVAALRVVRGTGAEQEVAYIPATEPVGARASVADNRAKGSVLSLTAPGATAKVKVTVSAGSEGGGSAVKTYTVEGGTTLEVTPEAPPGLKGSYALTVEPESGGPVHAARTLTVEEDGINMFTVQTLPNDGGTVEVPAAEQDLSVLDD comes from the coding sequence GTGAAGTCCACCCCCCTGTCCCTCATCGCGGGCGTTGTCGCCCTCGCCGCCGTCACCGGTTTCGCCGCGCTCAACGCGCCCGGCGACACAGGCGCACCAGAGGCGAAGGCCGCGGCCCGGCTCCCCGTCGAGCGCTCCAGCCTGCTCTGCCCGGCGCCCAGCAGTTCCGAGCTGGCGGACACCACCTACACGTCCTTCACACCGGCTGGAGCCTCGGCGGGAGAGGGCGGCGGAGAGGCCGGAACGGCCGAGCTGACACCGTCCGTGCCCCTCCCGGTGGACGGCGAGGACGCTCCGGCCGGGGACGCGGACAAGGAGAAGGGCAAGGACGGGAAGACGAGCAAGGATGCTGCCAAGCCCGTCGTCGCCCTCAAGGGAAACGGCAAGCCGGCCACTGCCGAGACCTCCGCGTCGAACGCCCCCGCACTGATCGGTACCGCCACCGGCCGGCTGGCCCCGGGCTGGACCGCCCAGCAGACCACCATGACCTCCGCGGGCGACGGGCGTGGCCTCCTCGGCGTCACCTGCACCGCCCCGGACACGGATTTCTGGCTCCCGGGCGCCAGCACGGCGAAGAGCCGCCAGGACTACATCCACCTCACCAACCCGGACGACACGGCCGCGGTGGCGGACGTCGAGCTCTACGGCCCCGAGGGCGTCCTCGAGTCCGATGCCGCAGAGGGCATCACGGTTCCGGCCAGGTCGAGCGTCCCGTTGCTGGTCTCGACGCTCACCACCGAGGCCGTCGACGATGTGACCCTCCACGTGACCACCCGGACCGGCCGCGTCGGCGCGGTGGTCAGGGTCGCCGACGAGAAGGCGGGCAGTGACTGGCTGACCGCCTCCGACGACCCTTCGGGCACCCTGGTCCTGCCCGGCATCCCGGCCGACGCGACCTCCGTTCGCCTGGTGGCCTTCGCGCCGGGGGAGGACGACGCCGATGTGAAGGTGCAGCTCATGGGGAAGAGCGCGACGTTCTCCCCGGCCGGCAATGCGAGCCTGCACATCAAGTCAGGGATGACCACGAGCCTCGACCTCAAGAACGTCACACGGGGGGAGCCCGGCTCGCTCCGGCTGTCCCCCGAGGGCGGCAGCGTGACACCGATCGTCGCCGCGCTGCGCGTGGTGCGCGGGACCGGTGCCGAACAGGAGGTCGCGTACATCCCTGCGACCGAGCCCGTGGGCGCCCGGGCGAGCGTCGCCGACAACCGGGCGAAGGGCTCGGTGCTGTCACTGACCGCGCCGGGCGCCACGGCCAAGGTCAAGGTGACCGTGTCCGCGGGCAGCGAGGGCGGGGGCAGCGCCGTCAAGACGTACACGGTCGAGGGAGGGACGACCCTCGAGGTCACCCCCGAAGCTCCGCCGGGGCTCAAGGGTTCCTACGCGCTGACGGTGGAGCCGGAATCGGGCGGCCCTGTCCACGCGGCCCGCACGCTCACGGTCGAGGAGGACGGCATCAACATGTTCACCGTGCAGACGCTGCCGAACGACGGGGGCACGGTCGAGGTGCCCGCCGCCGAACAGGACCTCTCCGTCCTCGACGACTGA